The genomic stretch ACTAAGCtttttcatatgtatatatatattttgcatattgttttacgagatttatatatacatataaaaagaaataagagaataaaatcttataaaaatattcatagaaTCTAATTCTAAATCTGTCTTCACAAGACCTGCTAATTTTATTCGTagtaaaaacaattatgttttattttgcagAGAGAAAAacgtaatgtataaatatattaacatatatatatatatatatatattatgtatagatTCAGATGTCACTGTGACATATTACAAAGGGCTTCCCAGAATCACGGTGCCTCTTCCATCTAGAAGAGAAAATTGCTCGTTCACCATGAAGCCGATAACACACACAGTCggcaattttttagatatgttAAAGACAGAGGATCGTGGCATCGATCGAGCGTGCATAACATCGTTAGGTATCGTATCAATCATTTCCTTTAATGACTACTTGATAAATAAGGTATTAGAGACGGATGACGGAATCGAATAGATCGTtgtataataatgcaaaataaaagctTTGATTGTTTCTCAGATGGCGTCAGGATATCTTCCAGTAATACGATAGAATCGCTTTTAGAAGAggatttcaaattaataataaacgataACGAATATATTGTTTCGCCGCCGTTGCAAGAAAGGTGCACGATAGTGAGTTATCACATAAAGACGAGTCttctttctttgtatttttaatatataatctagaaATGCGTTATTGTGACATATTTTGCTTAATGTCAAttgattagaattttaaacgaattttGGTCAATCATAATTTTCACATTCCGCGATATCTTTTACAGTTCGTATATTTTCCTTGTCGGATCAAACGATAATACTTACAAGTATCATTCTACATTTCTCACTTTCGCAGGAGGATCTTCAAAAACTTGAAGATATACAAGCACTTGTCGCACAACTTTACGAAGCGTTCCACGTGCGAGAGTATCAAGTCGACATGGAAAGAGCGGTTGTGGCCGAGCTGGAAGATATTAGATTACAATTATTACCTTTGGAACaggtgaaaataatattttatattattgattgcgCGACAATTTGGCGATGTACACTCATAAgacatacaattatacattCATAAGACATGGATATATTTGTGCGAAATAGTACATAGAttctttaattgatttaatagtaattaaacgAAGCGCATGCATCGATTACCTTTCCATCGTAAACGCGCATAAATTAGTTTAAATGCGGCCACGCTTCTATTGTCAGTCTTTTCTCATATACTACGCGTCGGTTTTATGACTCTTCTTAATTGCCATATTCTTCTAATTAGCACACTCGCATCGCGCTTCGCACAAGTGACTGAAGAAACAGCAATACTTTTCTAATTCCATCTTCGTGCGAATTTCACTTATATTCGTTATTATGCAATGTCAtagattttctataaaatatttcgtacgttcttgttttctttttttatgaagttATAAAGCGGGGAAAACATAACTTTAATGAAGAATTGTGGAAGCTGAAGTTTAGCTTCCATAGCCTCCttcttgataaatttatcCAACTTTGGTATTATCCGCAcatcttttttctcatttacatataaaataaggtagaaaataaaatatatatttttaatagcaaaaaCGTATTACTTATTGTTCGATACATcataaacaatgaaaaaaagaagtagaAGAAAGCGTGAATTTTACATTCTCTTAATTATTCTAGAAATTGCAAGAAATACAAAATGCTGCTTATAAAAGGGCAAATTTCTTTATCTGGACATTCCTAATTATGATGTCAATCCAATTTGGAGCATTAGCCAGATTAACTTGGTGGGAATATTCATGGGATATAATGGAGCCCGTCACCTACTTTGTCACTTATGGCACTACTATGATGTGGTTTATTTATTACCTCGTCACCAGACaggttaattttataataaaataatacatagaaatctataatattacgaaaattgttaaaaatacattatatggTGTTAAaactatgtataatattgtataatattgaaacaaatgaactattttttgttatatgttCATATAGGAATATATGCTGCCGGATGTGCTGAATAGGCGTCATCTCATAGTACTTCATAGAAGAGCACGAAAGATCGGTCTCGACATTAACTTGTATAATTCGTTAAAGGATCGAGCCTACGAATTAGAAAATACTCTGAAAATTATTCGCGGTCCTTTATACGACTATAAGATGAAATTGGAGCGAAAGCAACGTGCCAGATCCAGCTCCAGCAGCAGCTCAAGATCGCCGAGTTCCTCGCCTAGTCCTAGTCCCAGCCCCGAAAAGGATGTTCCTAAAACGCCAGAATTGAAAGCTTCGAAGAAACATCCCGATGAAGAGTCTAAAGTTTAGTCAAGGTGGGTGAAAGTTGGATCAagttttgtcaaatttaattcaacataGAATGTGCGAAAAAAACCGTAACGAAATCAACGATTACGGATTGCTTAAATCggcattatcttttttcaacaaaGTATTGGATATACTTAAAAGAGACTTTTTCAAGTCGCGCGATGCACTCAGGGTAATTTTTAAGTCCACGAAATCGGTGCTGAACGCGATCGGATTGCAAGACAAAAgagaatgtaatttatttttgtgtttgtGTGCGTTTGTGTAAAGAAATCTAGAGTGATATCTTCAGATCTCTCGACTCAGTCTTCCAAGTATCGGCGGCAACCCTCACCACATGTATTTCAGAGGCATTAAAATGTCGCGATTATTGAATGCTCAATGCTGTCGATGTGTTTGGAAGAcgttagagaaaaatatagaagataATTATACCAGGCATCATAAATGTCATAACAATCTCTAGATGTTAGCAGTTTCCAAATCAGCTAGCACTTTAACAAAAGAAAGTAacatttcacaaaaattttataaaagttttataaaataacagatgttttatttaagatacaaTATATGATCAAAATGATACATGTCAAATatgatgcatttttttcggaaaatatatttggtaaATGTTAAGATATTTATGATGCCTAGTATATATTAGTTTAGTGTATGCTATTTTGATTAACTCTTTGTTGTATGTAATCGAAGGATTATTTCCTAAAAGATGTCAACGGATGATGTTGTAGATTATACTTAATCACCGGCCAATCTCTTAGCACCAATCCAATCGTTATCTGTTATTCTCGGccgaattatattataataaatctcaaGGCAGCGGTGCTGTAACTTGAAGCTATgattatatgataatgatGACAGTAATTTTTGCGCACTGGTGCAAACTAAATACAATTGACTACAaagttattcaaaattataatataagtacGTTGACCAATGAAAATTTGATAGTCGATTTGTGtacattatgaaatttatgtaCATCGGTTTTTAGTATACATCTGTGCGCATTAGTGCTTTACATCTAATCGAATtcgctataaaaaataaatagcaaattaaaaaattaactgatAAATGATTATTCTATCACTACGATATATTATGCCTC from Cataglyphis hispanica isolate Lineage 1 chromosome 3, ULB_Chis1_1.0, whole genome shotgun sequence encodes the following:
- the LOC126848389 gene encoding calcium uniporter protein, mitochondrial isoform X2; the protein is MFEGEKNVMYKYINIYIYIYILCIDSDVTVTYYKGLPRITVPLPSRRENCSFTMKPITHTVGNFLDMLKTEDRGIDRACITSLDGVRISSSNTIESLLEEDFKLIINDNEYIVSPPLQERCTIEDLQKLEDIQALVAQLYEAFHVREYQVDMERAVVAELEDIRLQLLPLEQKLQEIQNAAYKRANFFIWTFLIMMSIQFGALARLTWWEYSWDIMEPVTYFVTYGTTMMWFIYYLVTRQEYMLPDVLNRRHLIVLHRRARKIGLDINLYNSLKDRAYELENTLKIIRGPLYDYKMKLERKQRARSSSSSSSRSPSSSPSPSPSPEKDVPKTPELKASKKHPDEESKV
- the LOC126848389 gene encoding calcium uniporter protein, mitochondrial isoform X1 → MAAVSCRAIFVVRWCEMSRVLTATSCLAATRRYRKETWCRRWWHISQRSLSLSASSYSPRLNPLLMKQLKEPNTTEKQAKRNARATSTEKIDIECLKDSDVTVTYYKGLPRITVPLPSRRENCSFTMKPITHTVGNFLDMLKTEDRGIDRACITSLDGVRISSSNTIESLLEEDFKLIINDNEYIVSPPLQERCTIEDLQKLEDIQALVAQLYEAFHVREYQVDMERAVVAELEDIRLQLLPLEQKLQEIQNAAYKRANFFIWTFLIMMSIQFGALARLTWWEYSWDIMEPVTYFVTYGTTMMWFIYYLVTRQEYMLPDVLNRRHLIVLHRRARKIGLDINLYNSLKDRAYELENTLKIIRGPLYDYKMKLERKQRARSSSSSSSRSPSSSPSPSPSPEKDVPKTPELKASKKHPDEESKV